A window of Chloracidobacterium sp. N contains these coding sequences:
- the aceE gene encoding pyruvate dehydrogenase (acetyl-transferring), homodimeric type — protein sequence MYLDEFKQQLPDADPQETAEWLEALEQVVNQEGRERAQFLLRKLLKKSRLMRVGLPELVQTPYINTISPEQEPPFPGDEEMELRIRRIVRWNAVAMVVRANHYFPGIGGHLATYASSASLYEVGFNHFFQGKDGEGAGDQIFYQGHAAPGIYSRAFLEGRLTVEHLEHFRREALGKGLSSYPHPRLMPDFWEFPTVSMGLGPINAIYQARFNRYLHNRGIADTSRSRVWAFLGDGETDEPEALGALHLAAREGLDNLVFVVNCNLQRLDGPVRGNGKIIQELEAVFRGAGWNVIKVIWSRRWDPLLAKDTEGALLHIMNTTLDGEFQKYSVESGAYIRRHFFGKDPRALAMVEQMSDRDLERLRRGGHDHLKIYAAYKAAVEHQGQPTVILVKTVKGWMLGESATGRNATHQLKKLTEAELRKFRDLMALPIPDAQVGDAPYYHPGETSPEVEYLRECRRRLGGELPRRVVRSKPLELPREDLYAEFAAANQQPVSTTMAIVRLLRKLLDDKHIGRRIVPIIPDEARTFGMDFLFKKVGIYSAKGQLYDPVDSDLLFSYREAKDGQLLEEGITEAGAMGSFTAASTSYATHGEPVIPFYMFYSMFGFQRTGDQAWAVGDARGRGFLIGATAGRTTLNGEGLQHQDGHSHVLASTVPCCVQYDPAFHFEIAAIVRDGLRRMYEQGEDVFYYITVYNENYAMPAMPRGVEEGILRGLYLFKPCLDAKRHIVQIFGSGALMMQALEAQRILAERYDVAADVWSATSYRALRDDALQTEAWNLAHPLEKPRVPYLQKVLANAEGPIIAVSDYMKAWPDSIARWVRQPFLPLGTDGFGMSDTREQLRRHFKVDAASIAYAALYKLAEMGKLGFDEVARAGAELYGEAAVPEPVAGR from the coding sequence ATGTATCTCGACGAATTCAAGCAACAGTTGCCGGATGCCGACCCACAGGAAACCGCCGAATGGCTTGAAGCCCTGGAGCAGGTGGTCAATCAGGAAGGCCGTGAGCGGGCGCAGTTTCTGCTGCGCAAGCTGCTCAAAAAATCGCGTCTGATGCGCGTCGGACTGCCTGAACTGGTGCAGACGCCATACATCAACACGATTTCACCGGAGCAGGAACCGCCGTTTCCGGGGGATGAGGAAATGGAGCTGCGCATCCGGCGCATCGTACGGTGGAATGCCGTGGCGATGGTGGTACGGGCCAATCACTACTTTCCCGGCATCGGCGGACATCTGGCCACCTATGCGTCGTCAGCCAGCCTGTACGAAGTCGGGTTCAATCATTTCTTTCAGGGCAAGGATGGCGAAGGCGCCGGCGATCAGATTTTCTACCAGGGGCACGCCGCGCCGGGCATTTACTCCCGCGCCTTTCTGGAAGGACGCCTGACGGTCGAACATCTCGAACACTTCCGCCGGGAGGCGCTGGGCAAAGGGCTTTCGAGCTACCCCCATCCACGGCTGATGCCGGATTTCTGGGAATTTCCGACGGTTTCCATGGGGCTGGGACCCATCAATGCCATCTATCAGGCGCGCTTCAACCGCTATCTGCACAACCGTGGAATTGCCGATACTTCCCGGTCGCGGGTGTGGGCCTTTCTGGGCGATGGCGAGACGGATGAGCCGGAGGCGCTCGGCGCGCTGCATCTGGCGGCGCGTGAGGGCCTCGACAACCTTGTGTTTGTCGTCAACTGCAACCTGCAGCGGCTCGACGGCCCCGTACGCGGCAACGGCAAAATCATTCAGGAACTGGAAGCCGTCTTCCGGGGCGCCGGGTGGAATGTCATCAAGGTCATCTGGAGCCGCCGCTGGGACCCGTTGCTGGCCAAAGATACCGAAGGCGCGCTGCTGCACATTATGAACACCACGCTCGACGGCGAATTCCAGAAGTATTCCGTCGAAAGCGGCGCTTACATCCGGCGGCACTTTTTTGGCAAGGATCCACGCGCCCTGGCGATGGTGGAGCAGATGTCGGACCGCGACCTGGAGCGGCTGCGCCGGGGCGGCCACGATCACCTGAAGATTTATGCGGCCTACAAGGCAGCCGTCGAGCACCAGGGCCAGCCAACCGTCATCCTCGTCAAGACGGTCAAGGGATGGATGCTTGGCGAAAGCGCCACCGGCCGCAATGCAACCCATCAGCTCAAGAAGCTGACCGAAGCCGAACTCAGGAAGTTCCGCGATTTGATGGCGCTCCCGATTCCCGATGCCCAGGTGGGTGATGCGCCCTACTACCATCCGGGGGAAACATCACCGGAAGTCGAATACCTGCGCGAGTGTCGCCGGCGGCTCGGTGGCGAACTGCCCCGGCGGGTTGTCCGGTCGAAGCCGCTGGAACTGCCCCGGGAAGACCTCTACGCCGAGTTTGCTGCCGCCAACCAGCAGCCCGTTTCAACGACCATGGCCATTGTGCGTCTGCTGCGCAAGCTGCTTGACGACAAGCACATCGGCCGCCGCATCGTGCCGATCATTCCCGATGAGGCGCGGACGTTCGGGATGGACTTCCTGTTCAAGAAAGTCGGCATTTACTCGGCAAAGGGACAGCTCTACGACCCGGTGGATTCCGACCTGCTGTTCAGCTACCGCGAAGCCAAAGACGGACAGCTTCTCGAAGAAGGGATCACGGAAGCCGGGGCGATGGGGTCGTTTACGGCGGCGAGCACGTCCTATGCCACCCACGGCGAGCCGGTGATTCCGTTTTACATGTTCTATTCGATGTTCGGTTTTCAGCGCACCGGCGATCAGGCCTGGGCCGTGGGCGATGCCCGTGGGCGGGGCTTTCTCATCGGAGCCACGGCCGGTCGTACGACGCTCAACGGCGAAGGCCTGCAGCACCAGGACGGCCACAGCCACGTCCTGGCCTCGACGGTGCCGTGCTGTGTGCAGTACGACCCGGCCTTTCACTTTGAAATTGCCGCGATTGTACGTGATGGGCTGCGGCGGATGTATGAGCAGGGCGAGGACGTGTTCTATTACATCACGGTGTATAACGAAAACTACGCCATGCCGGCCATGCCGCGCGGTGTGGAGGAAGGTATCCTGCGCGGGCTGTACCTGTTCAAGCCGTGCCTCGACGCCAAGCGCCACATCGTCCAGATTTTCGGCAGTGGCGCGCTGATGATGCAGGCACTCGAAGCCCAGCGTATTCTGGCCGAACGCTATGACGTGGCGGCGGATGTGTGGTCGGCAACAAGTTACCGCGCGCTGCGCGACGATGCGTTACAGACCGAAGCGTGGAATCTGGCCCATCCGCTGGAAAAGCCCCGGGTGCCGTACCTTCAGAAGGTTCTGGCCAATGCCGAAGGCCCCATCATTGCCGTCAGTGACTACATGAAAGCCTGGCCGGACAGCATCGCCCGCTGGGTCCGCCAGCCGTTTCTGCCCCTGGGAACTGACGGCTTCGGGATGAGCGACACCCGCGAGCAGTTGCGGCGTCACTTCAAGGTGGATGCGGCTTCCATTGCGTATGCGGCGCTCTACAAACTGGCCGAAATGGGCAAACTGGGCTTCGATGAGGTCGCGCGCGCCGGAGCGGAACTCTACGGCGAAGCGGCCGTGCCGGAGCCGGTTGCCGGACGTTAG
- a CDS encoding M1 family metallopeptidase has translation MLPVARTTPLPTIRSLWRLVLFCLFVGLVPPPATATTDRQETAPLSDRRVRYQIDARLDTGKKEIHGRERLTWRNPAPHPVPDLQFHLYLNAFRDENSSFRRGSGGGQLRGDAMDARFPGAIDLLSMRTEDGVDLLPLGEFIHPDDDNADDRTVWRVVLPQPVPAGGSITLDIEFVAKLPQVFARTGYYGNFFMVAQWFPKLGVYEPVGMRRRTTPGWNCHQFHATTEFYADFGEYDVTLDVPAGFKVGATGVERERQPQPDGRMRYRFVQGDVHDFAWTCSPDFIVAEERFEVPDLPPVRLILLLQPEHADQRARHFRAARIALEDYGRRIGPYPYETLTIVDPAHGADGASGMEYPTLITVGTRRNASDDDLLGPEVILIHEFGHQYWYGMVASNEFEEAWLDEGINSYCEATLMARHYPTQQELWLRLGGRPFWRLPVRVPDWSFQRVQLFVLGPAGIQSAPILTPGWKFPEPALYAFNAYARPALTLRMLEGYVGSETMQRILHTYFMRWRFRHPTSEDFFDVASEVAGEDLTWFFDQYFRGTSLLDYAVESLDAREAVLVRKGEAIMPQVIELRFADGSVRRETWDGRSERHRLTTEGELLSVVIDPDDTVRLDMNPANNSRTRLSVARANASLLTRALTLMQWFLHGAVSLM, from the coding sequence ATGTTGCCTGTTGCCCGGACCACCCCGTTACCAACCATCAGAAGCCTGTGGCGTCTGGTGTTGTTTTGTCTGTTCGTCGGGCTTGTGCCACCGCCGGCCACGGCGACCACCGACCGTCAGGAAACGGCTCCGCTTTCGGATCGGCGTGTACGTTACCAGATTGACGCGCGACTCGATACCGGGAAAAAGGAAATCCACGGACGTGAGCGCCTGACCTGGCGCAATCCGGCGCCCCATCCGGTGCCGGACTTGCAGTTTCATCTCTACCTCAACGCCTTCCGCGACGAAAACAGTTCCTTTCGGCGTGGTTCAGGGGGCGGACAACTGCGCGGCGACGCCATGGATGCCCGTTTTCCGGGCGCCATTGACCTGCTCAGCATGCGCACCGAAGATGGTGTTGACCTGCTTCCACTGGGCGAGTTCATTCACCCGGACGATGACAACGCCGACGACCGGACGGTATGGCGTGTCGTGCTGCCACAGCCGGTGCCGGCCGGCGGCTCGATCACGCTCGACATCGAGTTTGTGGCGAAACTGCCCCAGGTGTTTGCCCGCACCGGCTACTACGGCAACTTCTTCATGGTGGCCCAGTGGTTTCCCAAACTGGGTGTCTATGAGCCGGTTGGCATGCGCCGCCGGACGACTCCCGGCTGGAACTGCCACCAGTTTCATGCGACGACGGAATTCTATGCCGATTTCGGCGAATACGATGTCACGCTCGACGTGCCGGCCGGCTTCAAGGTCGGCGCCACCGGCGTGGAGCGCGAACGACAGCCGCAGCCGGATGGACGCATGCGCTACCGCTTTGTCCAGGGCGATGTCCACGACTTTGCCTGGACCTGCTCGCCGGATTTCATCGTGGCGGAAGAACGCTTTGAAGTCCCTGACCTGCCGCCGGTGCGGCTCATCCTGCTGCTTCAGCCCGAACATGCCGACCAGCGGGCCCGCCACTTTCGCGCGGCACGGATTGCCCTGGAGGATTATGGCCGGCGGATTGGCCCCTACCCTTACGAAACGCTCACCATTGTCGATCCAGCACATGGCGCGGATGGCGCCAGTGGCATGGAATATCCGACGCTCATCACCGTCGGGACACGCCGCAATGCCTCTGACGATGACCTGCTGGGGCCCGAAGTCATTCTCATCCATGAGTTCGGCCACCAGTACTGGTACGGCATGGTAGCCAGCAATGAGTTTGAGGAAGCCTGGCTCGACGAAGGCATCAACAGCTACTGCGAAGCCACGCTCATGGCCCGGCATTATCCCACACAACAGGAGCTGTGGTTACGTCTTGGCGGACGCCCCTTCTGGCGCCTGCCGGTGCGTGTCCCGGACTGGTCATTTCAGCGGGTCCAGTTGTTCGTTCTGGGGCCGGCCGGCATCCAGAGCGCGCCCATTCTCACCCCCGGCTGGAAGTTCCCGGAACCGGCGCTCTATGCCTTCAATGCCTACGCCCGCCCGGCCCTGACGCTCAGGATGCTGGAGGGCTACGTTGGCTCCGAAACGATGCAGCGCATCCTGCACACCTACTTCATGCGCTGGCGCTTCAGGCACCCGACATCGGAGGATTTTTTCGATGTAGCGTCCGAAGTTGCCGGTGAAGACCTCACCTGGTTTTTCGACCAATACTTTCGCGGCACATCCCTGCTTGACTACGCCGTTGAATCCCTTGACGCCCGTGAAGCCGTCCTCGTACGCAAGGGCGAAGCCATCATGCCGCAGGTCATCGAACTGCGTTTTGCCGACGGCAGTGTGCGGCGTGAAACATGGGATGGCCGCAGCGAACGCCACCGCCTGACGACCGAAGGGGAGTTGCTCTCCGTGGTCATTGACCCGGATGACACGGTGCGGCTGGACATGAACCCGGCCAACAACAGTCGTACCCGCCTTTCTGTCGCGCGCGCCAATGCCAGCCTCCTGACCCGCGCCCTGACCCTGATGCAGTGGTTTCTGCACGGCGCGGTCAGCCTGATGTAA
- a CDS encoding sigma-70 family RNA polymerase sigma factor, with product MSHNAMRYELDSGEEGFSAMEGEEISVTDTADDEASDTISVYLKSLSHTTLLTRQEETFVAREMERYERRAARMLSRALPVAAYVVQLAKNLQSEGLRLSDLLVLPRGEDEADGERCEAPLKPDLDERQERALCEKFAAIEAAHAGIRAMVAQPGYKHTSRNLDIHRLRIRIGRILYKLPFNKTIRRRVELAWGNVVDEALTLKAERARLEYRLKDTTLDAATNRLLKHQLKTVRARIRDLECNCALPLDGIIADWKRFAETRQKSEAYKLRMIESNLKLVVFIGRDFMGRGLAMEDLIQEGNIGLIRAVEKFDWRRGIKFSTYAVWWIKQAIQLAIANQSRTIRLPTYMVDRVNRVRRVLRQMTTNGDEDPTPEEIAPLVGLTADDVRQVLNVVTEPVSLETPTADDDGEHSLGDLLPDQNSQDPLRASMTVEMAQNLREALSRLSARESEVLMLRFGLMPDGREWTLEEIGARFQLTRERIRQIEMRALAKLSHPSRSRKLRDALHL from the coding sequence ATGAGCCACAATGCAATGCGTTACGAGCTGGATTCCGGTGAAGAAGGCTTTTCCGCAATGGAAGGCGAAGAAATTTCGGTCACAGACACAGCGGACGATGAGGCGAGTGATACCATTTCGGTATATCTCAAATCACTGTCGCACACGACCCTGCTGACACGACAGGAAGAAACGTTCGTGGCCCGCGAAATGGAGCGGTATGAACGCCGTGCGGCCCGCATGCTGTCACGGGCGCTGCCGGTGGCGGCCTACGTCGTGCAGTTGGCCAAAAACCTGCAAAGCGAAGGGCTGCGACTTTCCGACCTGCTCGTTCTGCCACGGGGAGAGGACGAAGCCGATGGCGAACGCTGCGAAGCGCCGCTCAAACCAGACCTCGATGAACGGCAGGAGCGCGCACTGTGCGAAAAATTTGCGGCCATTGAAGCCGCGCATGCCGGGATTCGGGCCATGGTGGCCCAACCAGGCTACAAACACACCAGCCGCAACCTCGATATCCACCGGCTGCGCATCCGCATTGGGCGGATTCTCTACAAGCTGCCTTTCAACAAAACCATCCGGCGGCGGGTTGAACTGGCCTGGGGCAATGTCGTGGATGAGGCCCTGACGCTCAAGGCGGAGCGCGCCCGGCTCGAATACCGACTCAAGGATACGACCCTCGATGCTGCGACCAACCGCCTCCTCAAGCATCAGCTCAAGACGGTTCGGGCGCGTATTCGTGACCTGGAATGCAACTGCGCCCTTCCCTTGGATGGCATCATTGCTGACTGGAAACGTTTTGCTGAAACCAGACAGAAGTCCGAAGCCTACAAGCTGCGCATGATTGAGTCCAATCTCAAGCTCGTGGTGTTCATCGGGCGGGATTTCATGGGCCGCGGACTCGCCATGGAAGACCTCATCCAGGAAGGCAATATCGGACTGATCCGCGCCGTTGAGAAGTTTGACTGGCGCCGTGGCATCAAGTTTTCGACCTATGCCGTGTGGTGGATCAAGCAGGCGATTCAACTGGCCATTGCCAACCAGTCACGTACCATTCGCCTGCCGACCTACATGGTGGACCGGGTCAACCGTGTCCGGCGGGTGCTGCGCCAGATGACAACCAACGGCGACGAAGACCCCACGCCCGAAGAAATTGCTCCCTTGGTTGGGCTTACGGCGGACGATGTCCGGCAGGTGCTCAATGTGGTGACGGAACCCGTCTCCCTTGAAACGCCCACGGCCGATGACGACGGAGAGCATTCCCTCGGCGACCTGCTGCCGGACCAGAACAGCCAGGACCCACTCCGCGCGTCCATGACGGTGGAAATGGCCCAGAACCTGCGCGAAGCCCTCAGCCGGCTTTCGGCGCGTGAGTCGGAAGTGCTCATGCTACGGTTTGGCCTCATGCCGGATGGACGTGAGTGGACGCTGGAGGAAATCGGCGCCCGCTTCCAGTTGACCCGCGAGCGCATTCGCCAGATCGAGATGCGCGCGCTGGCCAAGCTCAGCCATCCGAGCCGCAGCCGCAAACTGCGCGACGCACTCCACCTCTGA
- the hisB gene encoding imidazoleglycerol-phosphate dehydratase HisB, producing the protein MTHRTASLTRRTNETSVAVTLDLDGTGISRITTGIGFFDHMLAQLARHSRLDLDIHCDGDLDIDDHHTVEDVGITLGQALAQALGDKAGIARFGHAYAPLDEALARAVVDVSGRPYLVYDVDNPRERIGTFAVEMAEHFWRSLAFNAGLTLHIALLYGRNQHHILEATFKAAARALGAATRRLAGQQDIPSTKGVL; encoded by the coding sequence ATGACGCACCGCACAGCCTCGCTCACCCGACGCACCAATGAAACCAGCGTGGCCGTCACGCTTGACCTGGACGGCACGGGGATTTCCCGCATCACCACCGGCATTGGCTTTTTCGACCACATGCTGGCGCAGCTTGCCCGGCACAGCCGCCTTGACCTCGATATTCACTGCGATGGCGACCTCGACATTGACGACCATCATACCGTCGAGGATGTCGGCATCACGCTGGGACAAGCCCTCGCCCAGGCGCTTGGCGACAAGGCCGGCATTGCCCGCTTCGGACACGCCTACGCGCCACTGGACGAAGCTCTGGCGCGCGCCGTGGTGGATGTCTCCGGCCGCCCCTACCTGGTCTATGACGTGGACAACCCACGTGAACGGATCGGTACGTTTGCCGTCGAAATGGCCGAACACTTCTGGCGCTCTTTGGCCTTCAACGCCGGGCTGACCCTGCACATTGCCCTGCTCTACGGACGCAATCAGCACCACATTCTGGAGGCGACGTTCAAGGCCGCGGCCCGCGCCCTGGGAGCCGCCACCCGGCGCCTGGCCGGACAGCAGGACATCCCTTCAACCAAAGGCGTGTTGTAG
- the glpK gene encoding glycerol kinase GlpK, which produces MPGRYILALDQGTTSSRAMVFDAEGRVVALAQRPFEQLFPQPGWVEHRPEDIWNSQIGAAREALRLAGITAPEVVAIGVANQRETTLVWDRTTGEPLGNAIVWQCRRTAARCDELRLTPAAHLIQSRTGLLVDAYFSASKVEWMLERIPTARARAEAGDLAFGTVDSWLVWQLTGKQRHVTDVTNASRTMLFDIHKLAWDDELCGLFSIPKAMLPTVIPSSGVVSETDPELFGAPIPIAGMAGDQQAALFGQMCSHIGMAKNTYGTGCFLLLHTGTKPCLSQQALLSTVAWQLGASPAEYALEGSVFIAGAAVQWLRDGLQIIGGAAETEAVARSVPDTDGVMFVPAFVGLGAPYWDPHARGLITGLTRGTTRAHLVRAALEAIAYQTCDVVEAMLADARQALGAGFRLTELRVDGGAAANDFLMQFQADVLGVPVIRPTVTETTAAGAAYLAGLGVGFWRDVSEVARIWQPERTFSPALDTDARQAAYQAWRAAVQRARSFPATTE; this is translated from the coding sequence ATGCCGGGCCGTTACATTCTTGCACTCGATCAGGGCACGACCAGTTCACGTGCCATGGTGTTTGATGCCGAAGGGCGGGTGGTTGCCCTGGCCCAGCGTCCTTTTGAGCAGCTTTTTCCGCAGCCGGGCTGGGTCGAACATCGCCCTGAAGACATCTGGAACTCCCAGATTGGCGCGGCCCGTGAAGCCCTCCGCCTGGCCGGCATTACTGCACCGGAAGTGGTAGCCATTGGCGTCGCCAACCAGCGCGAAACCACGCTCGTCTGGGACCGAACCACAGGCGAGCCGCTTGGCAATGCCATTGTCTGGCAGTGCCGACGTACGGCTGCCCGCTGTGACGAACTGCGGCTGACTCCGGCAGCGCACCTGATTCAGTCCCGAACCGGCCTGCTCGTGGATGCCTATTTCTCCGCCAGCAAGGTCGAGTGGATGCTGGAACGGATACCGACGGCGCGTGCACGGGCTGAAGCCGGCGACCTGGCCTTTGGTACGGTGGATAGCTGGCTGGTCTGGCAGTTGACCGGGAAACAGCGGCACGTGACGGATGTCACCAACGCCAGCCGTACGATGCTGTTTGACATTCACAAGCTGGCCTGGGATGACGAACTCTGTGGGTTGTTTTCCATACCCAAAGCCATGCTGCCGACGGTCATCCCGTCGAGCGGTGTGGTCAGTGAAACCGACCCGGAACTGTTCGGCGCGCCGATTCCCATTGCCGGGATGGCCGGCGACCAGCAGGCGGCCCTGTTTGGGCAGATGTGTTCGCACATCGGCATGGCCAAGAACACCTACGGCACAGGGTGCTTTCTGTTGCTGCACACGGGCACGAAGCCGTGTCTTTCGCAGCAGGCGTTGCTGTCAACCGTGGCGTGGCAGTTGGGAGCGTCGCCGGCAGAGTATGCGCTGGAAGGGAGCGTCTTCATTGCCGGAGCGGCTGTGCAGTGGTTGCGCGACGGGCTTCAAATCATCGGCGGCGCGGCTGAAACGGAAGCTGTGGCGCGTTCCGTGCCGGACACCGACGGGGTGATGTTTGTGCCGGCGTTTGTCGGTCTTGGTGCGCCCTACTGGGACCCGCATGCCCGTGGCCTCATTACCGGACTGACCCGTGGCACGACACGGGCGCATCTCGTCCGCGCCGCACTCGAAGCCATTGCCTACCAGACCTGTGATGTCGTCGAAGCCATGCTGGCGGATGCCCGGCAGGCGCTCGGCGCCGGGTTCCGGCTGACCGAGCTGCGGGTTGACGGGGGAGCGGCGGCCAACGACTTCCTGATGCAGTTCCAGGCGGATGTTCTGGGTGTGCCGGTGATTCGTCCGACGGTGACGGAGACGACTGCCGCCGGTGCGGCCTACCTGGCCGGGCTGGGAGTTGGTTTCTGGCGGGATGTGTCGGAAGTGGCCCGGATTTGGCAGCCGGAACGCACCTTTTCCCCTGCTCTTGACACGGACGCCCGACAGGCGGCCTATCAGGCGTGGCGGGCTGCTGTCCAACGCGCGCGTTCTTTCCCCGCGACTACCGAATAA
- a CDS encoding glycosyltransferase, whose protein sequence is MKRFARDNQVVFVNSISMGLPGLGSPELFTKIRRKLHSYVKYLRRTPEGIWVVTPIVSPFFSNPAWRRINHWLLVCQIRWLLRWLRIEKPILWIAIPTARDMVGQFNESLVAYHVSDKYDANPVDTGGHVAFIRQLHEELIAAADLVFYHGWKLLADARQGREKSVLLEQAVDFEHFAAARFRQWECPLPLAPIKRLGKPILGFFGAIERWQIDQSLVEYVSRHRPDWQFVFIGNKTAPLRIEDLPNVHFIPAQPYADLPAFAAHFDVCIVPKDATHDIVKYTSATKVREYLATGKPVVIVPIPEFEPMADVIRIARTPDDFIRHVEACLTTDTPAEADRRQMAVRDKTWDARFTEVATLLEQQLSQRRMNHRAHTDNVR, encoded by the coding sequence ATGAAGCGCTTTGCGCGTGACAATCAGGTGGTGTTCGTCAACTCGATCTCGATGGGGCTGCCCGGACTGGGCAGCCCCGAACTGTTCACCAAAATCCGGCGCAAACTGCACAGCTATGTGAAGTACCTTCGCCGCACCCCGGAAGGCATCTGGGTGGTGACGCCCATTGTGTCACCTTTTTTTTCAAACCCTGCTTGGCGGCGGATCAACCACTGGCTCCTGGTCTGTCAAATCCGATGGCTTCTGCGCTGGCTGCGTATCGAGAAGCCCATCCTGTGGATTGCCATCCCCACGGCGCGGGATATGGTGGGCCAGTTCAACGAATCTCTGGTTGCATATCACGTTTCGGATAAATATGATGCCAATCCGGTGGACACAGGTGGGCACGTCGCCTTCATTCGCCAGCTTCATGAGGAACTCATTGCAGCGGCGGACCTTGTGTTCTACCACGGGTGGAAGCTGCTCGCCGACGCCCGGCAGGGGCGCGAGAAATCCGTCCTGCTTGAACAGGCCGTTGATTTCGAGCACTTCGCCGCCGCCCGCTTCCGTCAGTGGGAATGTCCCCTTCCCCTTGCGCCGATCAAACGCCTGGGAAAACCCATTCTGGGTTTTTTCGGGGCGATTGAACGCTGGCAGATTGATCAGTCGCTTGTCGAATATGTGAGTCGCCATCGGCCGGACTGGCAGTTTGTTTTTATTGGGAACAAAACAGCGCCACTCCGCATCGAGGACTTACCGAACGTTCACTTCATCCCGGCTCAGCCGTACGCCGATCTCCCGGCCTTTGCAGCGCACTTCGATGTCTGCATCGTTCCCAAAGACGCTACGCACGACATTGTCAAATACACAAGTGCGACCAAAGTCCGGGAATACCTGGCCACCGGCAAACCGGTCGTGATTGTCCCCATTCCTGAGTTCGAGCCAATGGCGGATGTCATCCGCATTGCCCGAACGCCCGATGACTTCATTCGTCACGTCGAGGCCTGCTTGACCACCGACACACCAGCCGAGGCTGACCGGCGTCAGATGGCCGTGCGTGACAAAACCTGGGACGCCCGTTTTACCGAAGTCGCAACGCTTCTCGAACAACAACTCAGTCAACGCCGAATGAACCATCGCGCGCATACGGATAACGTACGGTAA
- a CDS encoding M48 family metallopeptidase, with protein sequence MFSGRRFHRRMSWLLITGLLVGSVLPVGVRADDKDKKTNSPVTRKLSDKENPLMIGKRDINKGSLNFYSKDKEMAIGAQLAAELDRQLKFVTDPVVVEYINRLGQTIASNSDAKVPFTIKVVDSPEVNAFALPGGYFYVNKGLILAADNEAQIASVMAHEIAHVAARHATEQVSKGQLAQFGMIPLIFVGGVAGVLVANAANILVPLTFLKFGRNAEFEADMLGAQYAWASGYDPDEFIAFFEKLKAQQDPKQKIPTVFSTHPPTEERATKMRQLTAAFPTREEYIISSSEFARVKARLGAIAPDAGRRIGPGGGNDQPSRPTLRRRQPDAPPEEDDEMNTPADRPQKSEPSNRPTLRRRTDNNPPPDDGSPLSMASSE encoded by the coding sequence ATGTTTTCAGGACGACGTTTTCACCGGCGGATGAGCTGGCTGCTTATCACCGGATTGCTCGTGGGTTCGGTTCTGCCCGTGGGGGTCCGGGCGGATGACAAGGACAAAAAGACCAACTCTCCGGTGACGCGCAAGCTCAGTGACAAGGAAAATCCCCTGATGATTGGCAAGCGCGACATCAACAAGGGGAGTCTGAACTTCTACTCGAAGGACAAGGAAATGGCGATTGGCGCCCAGTTGGCGGCCGAACTGGATCGCCAGCTCAAGTTCGTCACCGACCCCGTTGTGGTTGAATACATCAATCGCCTGGGCCAGACGATTGCTTCCAACTCGGATGCCAAAGTGCCCTTCACCATCAAGGTGGTGGATTCGCCCGAAGTCAATGCCTTTGCGCTGCCGGGTGGGTATTTTTACGTGAACAAGGGACTGATTCTGGCGGCCGACAATGAAGCCCAGATCGCCAGTGTGATGGCGCACGAAATTGCCCACGTTGCGGCGCGGCACGCCACGGAGCAGGTGTCGAAAGGACAGTTGGCGCAGTTCGGCATGATTCCGCTCATTTTTGTGGGGGGCGTGGCGGGCGTGTTGGTCGCCAATGCCGCCAATATCCTCGTGCCGCTGACCTTTCTCAAGTTCGGGCGCAATGCCGAGTTCGAGGCGGACATGCTCGGCGCGCAGTATGCCTGGGCGTCCGGCTATGACCCGGATGAGTTCATTGCGTTTTTTGAGAAACTCAAGGCCCAGCAGGACCCGAAGCAGAAAATTCCAACCGTGTTTTCGACACATCCGCCCACCGAGGAACGGGCCACCAAGATGCGCCAGTTGACGGCCGCTTTTCCGACGCGGGAGGAATACATCATCAGTTCTTCGGAATTTGCACGGGTGAAAGCCCGCCTGGGGGCAATTGCCCCGGATGCCGGGCGGCGCATCGGCCCCGGTGGCGGCAATGATCAGCCAAGCCGTCCGACGCTGCGGCGGCGGCAGCCGGATGCACCGCCGGAAGAGGATGACGAGATGAATACCCCGGCTGACCGTCCGCAGAAGTCTGAGCCGTCAAACCGTCCGACGCTGCGGCGGCGCACGGACAACAATCCCCCGCCTGACGATGGTTCACCGCTGAGTATGGCGAGTAGCGAGTAG